The sequence GCCTCTTCAACCCGTCGTGCCCGCTCGATGCGGCTGGTCATCCGGAAAATCCTGGCAAAGAAGTCCACATTCTGGCGGACAGATAGCTCGGAATAGAGGGAATGCAACTGCGGCATGTAGCCCATGAGGTGGGCCGTTCTCCGCGAGGGTTTCTCGCCCAGTACGAGGATATTGCCTCGTTTTACCTTCACGAGCCCGACCAGCACCCGGATAAGCGTGGTCTTACCGGCGCCGTTCGGCCCGAGCAGCCCGAAACTGATACCGGTCGGCACCTCCAGCGACAGGCCGTCAAGCGCCTTCACGCTACCGTAGTTGAAGGACGCCTCCTTTACCTCGACGGCCGGCCGGTCAGAGTTGCTTTTCACAATTGTTGCCGTTCACTATACCGCTATTCATTATCAAAATCAAAATACCACCCGCAGGAGACACTTTATCGCACTTAGCTTATCAGTGATTGTTTCTCAACATATCCATCGGGAATGGTTTACCATGCCCGGGGTATACAGTATTTATTTCCAGAGTTCTCAGTTTTTCGATACTGGCATTCGCCGCCCCTGATTGGTCAATTAAAGAATTGAGAGCTGGTTGTTTAGTGTTCTCGAGCAGGTCACCGCAAAAAAGGTCTCTACCGGCTGTCATGATTCCTATTGAACCCTTTGAGTGCCCCGGAATAGACACAACTTCAGCATCCAATCCATATCCAGAGAAACTGTATCCTTCATCGACATACAAATCGGGAATAAATCTTTTCGATTTACCAAACCCGAAGAAGATAGGGACAATCATCCTGAGGAGAATATTGGGCATCTTCCTGTTAAAGAACATGTTTCCGTGTTCTGCCATCCCTGAATCATCATAGTGCATGGCTATTTTTGTACCGTACTTTCTACGAAGATAGGCAGCATTGCCGGTGTGGTCAAAATCCCCGTGTGTTAAAACAACAAGCTTGAGATTACCGGGCTTGCATCCGGCGCTTCTAAGTTCTTTCTCAAGGTCAGTACGCCTGTTCGAGGTACCTGTGTCGATCAGGATATAACCGGAGTCGGTTTCTATGAGATAGCAGTTTACACTGCCCAATTTAAAAGGTAACCGTAAGCTAATGACGATAATTTTCTGCAGGATATTTCCCTCCCTTCACTCGGGAATTCCCACTTTACCTTCAACAGCCCGACCAGCACCCGGATAAGCGTGGTCTTACCGGCGCCGTTCGGCCCGAGCAGCCCGAAACTGATACCGGTCGGCACCGCCAGCGACAGGCCGTCAAGCGCCTTCACGCTACCGTAGTTGAAGGACGCCTCCTTTACCTCAACGGCCGGCCGGTCAGAGTTGCTTTTCATCATGGTCACTTCACATGATAGCAGAATCATGGTTAGTAGACTAATCAGGGGCATTTCCGCTAGAATTCGGGTATCTGGCCGCAGCAGAGCCAGGCAACGTAGACCAATATGAGACAACGAATAGCTAACCTGATATCCAGAGTTCTCAATCCCTTCGTGGTCAGTCTGGCCGCTATCCTGCTACTTTCCTTAAAGTCTGCTTCTACCGTAGAGGATGCCCTGAAGTGGTCGGGCGTTATGGCAGCAATCAGTGTGCTGCCGGTCTTCTTGATGGTTCTCAACCAGACGCGGACCGGCAAGCTCGACGGCATCCTCAATGCAACCCGCCAGCAGAGGAGTGGCATCTACCTGCTTTCGATTGCCTGCGCCGCCGTAGGGTATG comes from Dehalococcoidales bacterium and encodes:
- a CDS encoding MBL fold metallo-hydrolase; this translates as MGSVNCYLIETDSGYILIDTGTSNRRTDLEKELRSAGCKPGNLKLVVLTHGDFDHTGNAAYLRRKYGTKIAMHYDDSGMAEHGNMFFNRKMPNILLRMIVPIFFGFGKSKRFIPDLYVDEGYSFSGYGLDAEVVSIPGHSKGSIGIMTAGRDLFCGDLLENTKQPALNSLIDQSGAANASIEKLRTLEINTVYPGHGKPFPMDMLRNNH
- a CDS encoding ATP-binding cassette domain-containing protein; amino-acid sequence: MMKSNSDRPAVEVKEASFNYGSVKALDGLSLAVPTGISFGLLGPNGAGKTTLIRVLVGLLKVKWEFPSEGREISCRKLSSLAYGYLLNWAV